Within the Rosa rugosa chromosome 2, drRosRugo1.1, whole genome shotgun sequence genome, the region GGTAAACTCGGCACAAATGAATCTTCTTGACATCGCAATCTCAAACTgattcatctcacgagataaatccggattatgggtccgtcctagaagagacgacgttgggggacgctccaacatttgaacccactcccgagaatagagaaatctcggtaaattttgtgagatttggaattggaatgagattatcatcgatgatgtgTTTGTATTTGCGGTGGCCACCGAAACTAAAACAAGAGATGAAATCGAACcttgctccgttgatgaatgtcaacgaagaaatgactggccaaaaaggaaataagcaatctaggtcaaattagattccttgacaaagagaaaggtgttttggacttgttgttcctacacctccccatgttaaacctgtagaatttaaatgggtatttataaggaagcgtaatgagaaaaatgagattgtgatacacaaagctcgtctagtggcgcaagaattttctcaacgccctgtgattgattacgaggaggcgtattctcccgtaatgaacgtcataacgttccactaccttattAGTtcggtagtttctgaaaaactgaatatgcagcttatgaatgtggtcataacttatctctagggggatcataatacagagatatacttgaaagttcctgaaggacttaaggTACCCAATGCacatagttctagaccacggaacgtgttctccattagttttgaggtgttcactttatggattaaaacaatctagacggaagtggtataaccgtctaagtgaatatttgatcgggatgggatatgtgaataataaactacgcccatgcgtgtttattaaggaaacaaattCCGGGTTTGCAATTATGGCGGTCTATGTTTTCaaagacatgaatttgattgatattcctgaagagatcaaggaaactgcaaagcacctgaagtcggaatttgagatgaaagcccttgggagaacaaattattgtctcgacctagAGCCCGAGcaaagtgcagatgaaattttggtccatcaaccaaattacatccagaagatgttaatatGCTTTAAtaaggataaaagcaagcacacccatggtcgtccgaagtctagagagaaccgtatcgttcTGCTggtgataacgaagagatattggtgccagaagtcccatatctaagtgcaataggagcATTATtatacttggctcaatgccctagacagAACATCTctttcgatgtgaacttgttagctagatatagctctgcgccaacacgccgccactggaatgacataaaagacatttttcgctaccgtAGAGGTACGGCGGacatgggcttattctatccctatgcatcaaggaatggatcaaacccacttgatcctcagaatgatgctcgccttgttgtaTATGCTGATACAGACTATCTATCAACCCGCACAAGGCGCGTTCcccaactggttatgtctttgccattgggaatactgcaatttcttggaggtctacaaaacagacccttgttgctatcTCTTTGAATCATGTTGAgattctagctcttcacgaagcagtacgtgaatgtatatggttgagagccatcacaaagcaCATGTGGGCTGCATTCCACCAttgatgaaccaaccactatccacgaggataatgctgcttgcatcaagcaaatgaagacgggtttcatcaaaggagacaacaccaaacatattgcaccaaagttcttcttcaatcagcaacaataggagcatcagaaaattaaagtcaagcagattcgatctgaagacaatcgtgcagacctcttcactaagtcactaccaaagtctacattccagaagcatgtacaaggtattggtctacgtaaattatctgaattacctaacatgtattttcagggggagttgaaatcagggggagtatccagaagcatacccacttgaccatcgtgtactcttttgtccttcgtccagggttattttgtcccactgggttttattacctggcaaggttttaacgaggcacatctttagcatggtcgctccacttatactacatcctgaagatgtttggattcaacatatatgcatttgctcatcttttcccttcgaccacgggtttttcccactaggtttaccgggcaaggttttggtgtagcaaatctaaattcatccctctcgtagacatactacctacttatggtgctaataagaagactccacttatctccgaagctgtgatattactactccacactcatgcgcgttgtgctctgtttctccttcgaccaaggttgttttttcccacagggtttttattacttggcaaggtttttgatgagacaacttagaagcgcacaacctaagcaacactattgacatgaaatatccaagggggagtgttgtaaactattatggctatatcatgtaaattgttgtatattagaagatgcttttctctttcctagttttaggggatccatgttttaaggaggactttaagggtccttgttttatggaggactttaggctataTGTTCCTTGTCTTCCACTacatatgtagtccatttctcatacatggaagaagatgaaaaacagaaaatactacacttattatctgcatctaaactctctctctctcaagttcttagaagcaaagctctctccattttctgaaacactttctatgttccttttacaacaatttcaacattttataaattttttagtATCATAATGGCGTAACATAGAATTAGAATCGTATTCATAGGAGATTTGAATCTTAAATATTGCGAGTTTCTTAAATTGAGTTGACCCGGTCTATTCAATATCCTATTCCAAGTTTTTAACTTTAGCATGTCAGCAAATAATGAACTTGTAAAGAAATGTGATGGTATTAGCAAAGCAGAAGAAGATGGTTATGCATACAAGTCAAGTGGCTGCTTTGCAATTTTGCAAAATCTAGTATTGCCAAATTGCCAGAATTTGGACACATCCTTTGATTTGGTAAACATCTCTGTATAAGGAAGAGACCTTGAAGTTACCTTGAAAGTGGTGAGGATTTATGAAGAACAGGGCTTTGAATTCACCTTGAAAGTGAAGGTCTTTCAAGTCAAACCCCCTACAAAACAAGTACGTACATTGATAAGTTGGTGAAGACCCTCCTACTTGATACTTTAGACAAGCCAACCCCAAAtcataaaagaataaaaagtgACCAGTGGCGACTAGTTCCCCAAGTCTTtttctaagaaaaagaaaaagggaaaataCTGAACATTGGACACTGTAAATATCACTGTAAAGGGAAAATATTGAATCCAACTGAGCCAAAGTAAAGGCTTCAATCGATGGATGCAAGCGGATTTGGTGCTTTACTTTTGTAGACTGATATATTTGATCGAATCTCTACCTTTGGTGCCTAATCTGGAACTAAAAGTCATCACATTTGGCGTCTATATGTACTTGCAGCCACCATTCTCAAGCATTTCGAAGTTCTAGCTTGATCGAAGCTTGAAAGAGATGAGTTTTATAGTGTTTTATTAAGGGTGAccggccttttttttttttgaaatctgGAAATATTAAGGCATGCTTAATGCTTGTGTATATATAAAATCTTTTGAGATGTACTGATCACAGAATTGGGGTCAAACGTTGACAAAGTACCGAGATGACATCAGATAGTGTTACGGCTACTTGATGGTAGAATGGTTTTACCTTTACAGGCTACGAAACCAGTCCTCTAAAACTGAGGTCAATGATTTTAGGTCAAGATGTTGTAGGAGTTAGGACTTGGGACCATAAACATCAACAATTGGCTCAAGCTTTAACTTTAATGGGGGCCATGGACCTGTAAAGTGGAGAAATTGTTGGTTTCTGACTTATGTGACATCCCCCAAtctgaagcttctgatgaaCTAGAGCCATGTCTTCAGCAGAATAGAAATCAGACATTCTCATAGGCAACGTTATGAATTATGAAGTCTCAAATAGCATAGTAACCAGTCAAGTAAAGTTAGAAATAACCAGAGGGAAAATttaaagaccaaaaaaaatagaaacccGAGGGAAACTTTGACATTCTATTTGTATGTCAGGTTGGATTACATGCATATGCTCCATTGTGTATGTCCACGTGTAATCTGTAGACAATAAAAAGCGTGGAAATTAGTTTAGTCAATTTagtctgctctctctctctctctctctgtctgttTCATTACTTCCTTTGAACAATTCATACAACCTTCTCTCTTTTTGGTGATATGGTGATCTGTAGCTACGCTAGGTTCTCTGCCTTTGACTCTTTGAGTGATTCCTACAACCTTATCTGATTTTGGTAATCTCTAGCTCCCACTTGATACCTATACCTAGCTTTCTTCCCTTTGGTTTCAGCTTTTCTTCTCCATCGTTGTTTTGTGGCTTCAATGGCCTTGTGCCCCCAATCAGCCTCTCCATCTTTTCCTTCATCATCAGCTCCTCGATCAAAGCATGATGTGTTTCTCAGTTTTAGGGGTGAAGACACTCGCAAGGGTGTTGTATCCTATTTATACCATGAATTGCAAAACAGAGGAATACAAACATTCATGGATGACCAAGGGCTTCAGCAAGGGATGCCTATTTCTCCAAGTCTCGTAGCTGCAATAGAGGAATCGAGGTATGCAATCGTTCTTCTGTCTCCAAAGTATGCTTCTTCTACATGGTGTTTGGATGAACTTGTGAAGATTCTTCAATGCTCTGAAGCCAAGAAGACACCAGTTCTGCCAATTTTTTATTATGTGGATCCCTCTGATGTGCGAAATCAAAGGGGAAGTTTTGCGGAAGCCTTCACTAAGCATGAAGAGAGGTATAGGCAAGGCAATGATGATgtagagaaggtgaagaagtggaGAGCTGCTTTAACACAAGTGGCCAATCTCTCTGggttggatttaaacaaatttGGGTAAGCATTTTGAAACTATTGTAATAACTGAACAATTAAGAGTCGTACATTTGGATTTATTATTTGCCTCATTGCCTGATCATTAATTATGAGATCCTTCTTGATCTTGTAGGTCTGAAAAAGAACTTGTCCAACGCATTGTGGAACTTGTGCGCCGTGATGTAAGGCCTATTTCAATAATGTCGAGCAGCAATTTTGAAGCATTTGAATCAACAAGAAAAGCCATGAATGAGCTGATGGAGGCATTAGAAGATGATGAGGTCGCTGCCATTGGGGTCTATGGAATGGGAGGGGTTGGGAAGACAACCATGGTGAAACATGTCGGTGCACAGGCCCAAAAAATGGGGCTTTTTGATCATGTGATTATGGCTGTTGTATCCCAAACCCCAGATAAAAGAAATATTCAAGGCGCACTTGCGGATCTGCTGGGCTTGAAATTGGTGGAGGAGACAGAAATTGGACGAGCCAGTAGATTGCAGAAGGAGATACTTAGAAGAAATAAGATCCTTATAATCTTAGACGACATTTGGAATAGACTGGAGTTGTCAAGCATTGGAATTCCCAGCTACAACGAGCTTCAAATATGCAATTCCAAAGTGCTACTCACCACAAGGAGATTGAATGTTTGCCATACCATGGAGAGCCAAGCAAAAATTCATCTCAGTATCTTATCAGAAGATGATGCTTGGAACTTGTTTTTGAAGAAGGCAGGAAAGTCTTTTCAGAAGTCTACCGCTTTTTATGAAGTAGCCAGAAAGGTAGCTCGAGAATGTGCTGGTCTCCCAGTTGCGTTGATAGCAGTTGCGAGGGCACTTGGAGATAAAGATTTTGAAGCCTGGAAAGAAGCAGCTCGACAACTTGAGATGTCTCAACCTGCCAACCCTGAACAGGACAAAGATGTGTTCAAGTGTATAAAGTTGAGCTATGACTACTTGGACGATAATGCCGATGTGTCCAGAAGTCAAGCCAAGTATTGCTTCTTGCTCTGCTGCCTATTCCCAGAAGATTATGATATCCAAATAGAAGACATTATGAAGTATGGCTTCAGAACAGGATTGTTCCGAGATGACAACAGCACAATAGAGAATGCCAGAGCCAACGCAAAATCAGTGATTGACCACCTTAAAGATTCTTGTTTGCTTTTGGACGGTTCAAAGGTCGGATGTATAAAGATGCACGATGTCATTCGAGATATTGCCGTGTCCATTGCATCAGATGGCCAACATTTTTTGGTGAAAACTCGTTGTGATTTAAAAGATTGGCCGATGGATGCGCATGAGGGCTACTCAGCAATCTCACTAATTGAGAGCAACATTTGCAAGCTTCCCAACAAGTTGGTATGTTCAAAACTTCAGATTTTATTGCTACAACAAAATGCTTGTATAATAAAGATCCCAAAAACCTTTTTTCAATGTCCCAATGATTTAAGGGTCTTAGATCTTAGCAATACTGGCATTTCATCACTGCCCCCATCATTCAGTCTCCTGACCACACTCCAAGCTTTGCAATTAGATAATTGCCGGTACCTTAGGGACATATCCATACTTAGAAAACTGAAAAAGCTCGAGATTCTTAGTATGAGAGACTGTTCTATTAAGAAATTTCCAAAAGAGATAGGAAATTTGACCAAATTAAGAATGCTGGACTTGACCAAGACTAGTTTTGAGACAGTTCCCTCTCAAGTGATAACAAGGTTGTATAGACTAGAAGAACTGTACATGAACTATAGTTTTGGCTACTGGGGTAGTAAAGTTAAGGGAGGCTTGTTGTGTTTTCTTGGTAAGAATGCTGACTTTGATGAGTTAACTGTCTTGTCACGTTTAAACACTTTGGAGGTTTCCGTATATGGTGTAGAACGTTTGCCTCAAAATGTTGAGCCCATTCCAAATTGGGTCAACTTTTATATACGTATCAGAAGATTCGGGTTCAGAAATTGCACTAGGGGAGATCACATTCCACATCCTTCTTCAAGAGCATTGATCATTGACACAACCATGAATAACTTACCCAATTGGTTCATCAGTGTGGTGACAGAAAAAACAGAGGATTTATGGTACAACTGCTGCAATGGCTTAACTAACCTTCTCGAGGAACACGACCGTGGGAGATTACATGGACTCAAGTATCTTTGTATAGAATCTGTATATGCAGAAGTGTTGTTCAACACAATAACATGGCCTAAGGGGTCAAATGAACCTGTGTTTGAGCACTTGGAAGAGTTGAAAATCTATTTCGGGCATTGCCTGGAGGAGCTATGTGTTGGTGATTTACCACTTGGCTCTGTACGTAATCTCAAGATATTGAATGTGCAATCTTGTTCTAGGTTGGTGAAACCACTTTTACCGTCAAAGTTGTTGCACAGATTACAGAGTCTGGAAAAACTAGTATGTTCTTATGTAGTTATGAATtatgtgtttggatttgaaGGGGATGAACCACAACACGTTGTCTTTACAAAGTTGAGAATGATTTCACTGAGACAAATGTACCGGCTAATAAACATATGGAATGGTCCTGCTCCACCTGGAATCTTCCAGAGCCTCAAAATCTTTTACTTGAAGGATTGCCCAATACTGAAATATCTCTTCACATCTGAGGTAGCTCGATGTCTTTTGCAATTGGAAGACGTTTGGGTAGAGTGTTGTAGTAGATTGGACAGACTAATTGAAGCAACTGAGGAAACAGAGagcaacaagattgttcttccaCAATTGAAAAACCTAGTTTTGAAACGTCTTCTAAAGCTCACAAGGTTCTCCAGTACCAGCAGCAGTACTATTATTATTGAAATCGAGTGCCCTTCATTGCAACACTTGTACGTGGATGAGTGCCCCTGGGTTACAATCTCTGCTTCTGACTTCAGCAGCAGAAACCAAGTCCCCTGGTTTCCAATCTCTGCTTCTGGCATCAGCAGCAGAAGCCAAGTCCAACTAAATGATCACCAACATATGGGCACACTACGGGGAAGGATCGACAATGAATCAAAGCTCTCACACTTTCCACTCTGGACGTGATAAGGTATGTCTCCGTATcataaaatatatatgtatcaaaGGACATATTTAGGACACCCATAAATCTGATATTCCGACTAGTTCATCGACAGTGATGATTTTGTCCCTATCAAATTCTTAACTTTAAAGTGTTCATATTTAGTCAATAACTTGAAATGACATCCAGGGCTGGCCTTAATTTTTTAGAAAAGGTGGTTTGGTAATATAGAGCTTCTCTATCAATCTTTGAGTTCAATGATCTACCCAGAAATTGTAACTagcttttttctttctcattaCCAATATGGTATGGTCACTCATCCACTCATTTTAGTAATCAACTGATGCCGATAATGGATTTCTGCAAAAAGATAAAACAAACACAGACATTTTATGTAGAGTTGTAGACACTCAGGCATGCATCTTCGTGAATTTGTTGTCCATTTACTCTAAGAATACAAATTGCAGATAAATAAGGTATACATTATTCAGTTAATTTTTGATACACTGCATATTTCATATATATTATATCATTATATGACTTGAATCatatactctcgcaagcgtacgaatcatGTCAAGATATGgaagtattaagcccaaaattatcgtaccacggggattagtggctaacccacaatcatTGGATAGTCGGAACTAgagtcactaagcaaataaaagaaaaagaaaaagaaaataaataaaaatgctattctaaggcaccaagctttagcaatgctcggctttagttttcaccaaagcctaatcaaaacaaagagcctagtggtggatatgcacaaatgagtcgaaaaTTGTAGGAAGTTTTAAATtgtgaattaactaaattaaacaCAACCGAAAATCTTTTTGAAATGGAAGGTTGAGTCGGGGATAGGAGGACTGatggctctgctagggttttcacGCTACAGAGTCTCAACCTCTTTCTGCCTTGATTAATCATTTTGACTTCTTCATGTCTGTTATGTCTGAGCCTCGATCGTTTTGTCCGTGGCCGTTCCTCACTGCAACTACGCCAGCGCCGCCTCGGTCTTATGCTTCTGCAACAGCGGCGCCGGTCATTCCGATTGCGAGTCTACCTGCGCCTGTTATTCATGATGGGAGAACGACTATGACAATTTCAGAGGAAGGGTACCAATCCGGATTAGAAAAATGCAAACACATGTTATTGGGTCGTCTCTATATGGCAGCCAATAAGGATAAACCCTATTCTCCATCAGACTTGTATCGTAAGTTGGGATTGGTTTGGGGTGATATTGGCCATTGGAGAATTATTCCTATGGGCAAGGGATACTTCTCTTTCAGCTTTACATCTGATGCGGCTTGTTCTAGGGTTTGGGAGAAGGGTGCAATTGCCCTTAAGCCTGGGATACTGAGGTTTATGAGGTGGGCACCCAATTTTTCCCCTGCAAATCAAAAGAACACCAATGCTCAGGTTTGGGTGAATTTTTGGGATTTAGGTCTTGAATTTTGGGAGCCTCTGACGCTGTTTGAGATTTCAAATGGAATTGGGGTGCCGGTGAAAATTGATCAGAATACCTTGGATAGAAACCTTGGTCTCTTTGCTAGGGTCTTGGTTGATATTGATTTATCTTCTGATCCTCTACATGAATTGGCTGTTCATCGCAACAACGGAGATATTGTTGTGATTGAAGTTGGATACGAGCGTCTCCCTGATCTTTGCTCGCATTGTGGAAATGTTGGGCACAACGTTACAACTTGTAAGCTTCTACGAAATCATGCAGCTTCTGGTCGGACTGTGATTGAGATGGGTCAAGGTCAATCGTGTAAGCGTCGTCGACGGAAGACAAAA harbors:
- the LOC133731593 gene encoding probable disease resistance protein At4g27220, which codes for MALCPQSASPSFPSSSAPRSKHDVFLSFRGEDTRKGVVSYLYHELQNRGIQTFMDDQGLQQGMPISPSLVAAIEESRYAIVLLSPKYASSTWCLDELVKILQCSEAKKTPVLPIFYYVDPSDVRNQRGSFAEAFTKHEERYRQGNDDVEKVKKWRAALTQVANLSGLDLNKFGSEKELVQRIVELVRRDVRPISIMSSSNFEAFESTRKAMNELMEALEDDEVAAIGVYGMGGVGKTTMVKHVGAQAQKMGLFDHVIMAVVSQTPDKRNIQGALADLLGLKLVEETEIGRASRLQKEILRRNKILIILDDIWNRLELSSIGIPSYNELQICNSKVLLTTRRLNVCHTMESQAKIHLSILSEDDAWNLFLKKAGKSFQKSTAFYEVARKVARECAGLPVALIAVARALGDKDFEAWKEAARQLEMSQPANPEQDKDVFKCIKLSYDYLDDNADVSRSQAKYCFLLCCLFPEDYDIQIEDIMKYGFRTGLFRDDNSTIENARANAKSVIDHLKDSCLLLDGSKVGCIKMHDVIRDIAVSIASDGQHFLVKTRCDLKDWPMDAHEGYSAISLIESNICKLPNKLVCSKLQILLLQQNACIIKIPKTFFQCPNDLRVLDLSNTGISSLPPSFSLLTTLQALQLDNCRYLRDISILRKLKKLEILSMRDCSIKKFPKEIGNLTKLRMLDLTKTSFETVPSQVITRLYRLEELYMNYSFGYWGSKVKGGLLCFLGKNADFDELTVLSRLNTLEVSVYGVERLPQNVEPIPNWVNFYIRIRRFGFRNCTRGDHIPHPSSRALIIDTTMNNLPNWFISVVTEKTEDLWYNCCNGLTNLLEEHDRGRLHGLKYLCIESVYAEVLFNTITWPKGSNEPVFEHLEELKIYFGHCLEELCVGDLPLGSVRNLKILNVQSCSRLVKPLLPSKLLHRLQSLEKLVCSYVVMNYVFGFEGDEPQHVVFTKLRMISLRQMYRLINIWNGPAPPGIFQSLKIFYLKDCPILKYLFTSEVARCLLQLEDVWVECCSRLDRLIEATEETESNKIVLPQLKNLVLKRLLKLTRFSSTSSSTIIIEIECPSLQHLYVDECPWVTISASDFSSRNQVPWFPISASGISSRSQVQLNDHQHMGTLRGRIDNESKLSHFPLWT